The genomic stretch CAAATAGGTTGATTCACAATTCACCATCAAAGTCATTATTAATGGAGCTATATTACACATCATTCTCCTAATTATttctcaaccattttttttttgcaaaattaccattaaatttgtaagacccaCATGTAGATTCAAAAATATTCAATAGTGAATTTATTCATCTACTATATGCATGGAGATAGATAAAAGATGGAACAAAAAaggaattttattatttctctttttttctttttcttttttttggggggggcgGGGATGTGTTAGTCGATCATTTCTTGGACCTCATTGCAGCCACTTAAATCACTGGCTGGGCAGACTAGCCTCTCCCCAATGTGCAGCCTCATCTAAGAAGTAGAATTGTCCAGAAAGAAAAGTGAAATCAGTCACCTTCCTGGGTTTTTAAAGATCGTGAAGATGACTACTTATTTTGAGGTATTGGTTATACTTGGAGTTCTACAACTATGAAAATCCAAACCACCACAATAAAGCTGCACCCATCCAATTGAGTTGCCCTACCGATTTCAAGGCCACAGCTATTAAAGCTTatgtgaaaatacaaaaaatcgAATGCCTGCCCATTCTGGAAAAACCGAAAGCTTATTCCTTGAGAAAATCAAGGACATGAAAAGTCATATGGCATAAAACTGAAAGAACTAAAGTTTCGAAATAGCTACAAATAAAACACCCTTCAAACTGAGTTACATGTCAAAACCgaagaaatggagaagagaaGCATCCCAATAGTTAAGCTTTCTTCTTTCCTGGAATTGCAACTGCCTTACCCTTCCAGGTCCGGGCATTGGTGTGAGTGCGCTGTCCTCTGCATGGTAACCCCTGACTATGCCTTATCCCTCTATAGCTCTGAATCTCCATCAATCTTGCTATGTCCTTTGTCACTTGATTGTGCTGAAAATCCAAGTTCAAATTTTGTGAATAACGTAATAATTTTAACGTTTATTGTTTGACATCATTGCATTCAAAACTACAGCAATACTAAACCAAATCCTTGGTTTgtcatagagagagagagagatttaccAAGTCATGCCCAGTCATGTACCTAGAGAGCTCCTCTCGGAGAGAATAGGCCTCTCTTCCTGTTAATTCCCTGGCGAGTTTGTTCTCAATGCTAAGCTCGGCGAGAATTTGGCGCGCTCTAGAGCGCCCAATTCCATGAATGTGCTGTAGAGCAATCCTCAGGCGCTTGCTGTCTGGAATCTCCCCAACTCCTCCTCCAATATTAATGCATTGGACGCGTACACCACGAAGCTACATAAAACAGAAGACGCCAACACAACACTCAAAACACTATTCTTCAACTTGAATGCGAAGTAAATGTACGAAAAGAAAACCTTTCCAATTTCTGAaccttaaaattttaagttactTGGAACCCTGGAAATCTAAACCTTAACCTGCCTAAGCTTGAACTACATAGACCATGAAATAGACACAAACCATATGGCAATAACATGAAAACCAAATCTTATCATGGTGAATCTATTAGTCTGTTAGATAACAGATTGAACTCTAttgtttataataaaattagcaAAGAAGTGATAGGATCCTATCTTATTGTTTGGAATATGAAAGAAATGAATTCAATTTACTTATTTTCCGAAACCATCCTTAGCTAATTGTTTAAAGATTTATACAATGATATGATAATTACAACTTGTTGAGACAACTTCCATCCAACTTGAACAATTCTTCCACTCTATTGACCACAATCTTCTATTTTAATATGGAATGAATTCACTAGCAAATTGCTGcctctaaaaacaaaataaaattcgtGTGGTGCAGCTGAGTTTTTGTCCTCCACATGTTTCATTCTAACAAAAGAATACATACATCGTTTACCTTAAGAAAATCAATTGTGCTTGTGGTTAAAGTACTTAAACacagagagaaaaggaaaaagaactcCGAAATAATTGTCACCCCTACTAACCCCACCCATTTCGACTTTATCTTCTCACTTCTCATCAACCATTTCGCCACCCACCTCAAGATTTCCATCCCAGATGCATAAAGGGAGTGCGTAAGCTTCTAGCATCTCCAATACCCCGAAACGGTGCCTCCACCACTTTCCTCTCGTTCAACCTCATGGCTTTCTTTTCCAAATTGACCACTCCTACGGCCTCCAATTAGAAGCCCTTCTCTCAAACCTAACTGTCCCCAAACTTCAATGGACTTGGCAGACCCATCTACGAGAGGAGAGGAGGGACATCAAAGTATGTGATGGATTCCGTCAACTTTTTTAACAGCCTAGactaatttgttcttttttttctgatCCCAAAGagtgttaataattttttaaaactcatgaatatatttgtcaaaatccaaattacatggacaaaaaatgcatttatctcGTGTTTTTTTTATCCATTGCAACGGTAATACCGCCTGAGTGGTGTTGTCTCAGTAACATAGGGAAGAAAGTTgaagaaagcaaaaaacaaataaaaagaaggcAAGTACGtatctgtttggttgccgagaataTGCGGAGTAGGGAACATTTTGTTAGATCCTCGAGTTTTACCCTTTGTTTTGATTCGTGTATATTAAAAGATTGCAGACAACATTTGGTAGGTTTCCTCTCATAGTTTGCGAAGATACATCTATGGTTTATCCAATTCCCAATTTTTGCATTAACATATAACTCTCTCTTAACTAATTCTTCCGATTCCAAAAAGTGGTTGTTAGTACCGGGGGAACCCAGGCAGCACGCTGGGATGGGTATCAATTGATCAGTGGGACACCAATCGGTGGTCTTTTTTGCTAAGGCTTGAAAGATAGCTACCCCACCCACGGTGGGGTGGGGGGCTGGGGGGCAAACGAAGAATGAGATTACTCCGGaatcaataacaaaaaaaaaaaaaaaaaaagacccttAAACCCTGTTGGGTAGCCGAGAACATGTCGGAGAAAGAAATGACTGTGTCAGGTGGAGATAGCCAATTGTTAGACACTTATTTCTCATGGTGAATTTCCTCGGAAAGCAAACAAAGAGAATAAgaaattgaatataaaaaaaacgaAGCGAACATAATCCTAGCCCATTTCTGTTTGCAAGCATTTCAGATTAAAAAGACATAAGAGAAGAGAGAACATAATACAAAAATGCAtaaacccaaaaccctaattctttttCAACCACAAATGCGATGCAGACAATAACAAGA from Corylus avellana chromosome ca1, CavTom2PMs-1.0 encodes the following:
- the LOC132164005 gene encoding small ribosomal subunit protein uS13m-like; the protein is MLGLRGSVGTVSEIGLRLLQNLSLRGVRVQCINIGGGVGEIPDSKRLRIALQHIHGIGRSRARQILAELSIENKLARELTGREAYSLREELSRYMTGHDLHNQVTKDIARLMEIQSYRGIRHSQGLPCRGQRTHTNARTWKGKAVAIPGKKKA